The genomic window GGCACCTCCTCGCCCTTCATCAGGAAGGAGTCCGGCGCGAGCACGGCCCCCTCGCCCAGCACCACGCCGTAATGCACGAACGCCCCGACCTCCAGCGTGCAGCCCGCGCCGATCGTGACGTGGTCGGACTTGAAGGTGCCGTCCTCCTGCGAATGGGCCTGGATCTTGCTGCCCGCCGCGAGCGTGCAGTCGTCCCCGACGGCTGTCAGTGTCCGCTCGGTGATGACCACCCCGTCGTCGAAGACCCGCCGCCCGATCCGGACCCCCAGAAGCCGCCAGACGAGGTTCTTGTACGGGGTGCCGTTGAGTACCTGCATGTGTGTGTCCCGCAGCTTCCACAGCCGCTCCTGCTGCCAGAAGACGGGGTCGTAGATGGAGCACAACCGCGGCCGCAGCGGCCGGAAGCGGGTCATGGACCGTTCCACCAGCGTGTAGTACAGGACGGTGAACCCGAGCGCCGTCAGGGGCAGCGCGGCGAGCGCGAGCAGTCCCGGCGTGCCGTCCCCGTGCCCGTACAGGTCGAAGGCCGCGAAGCCGAGGACGGTGAGCGCGAAGGTGTGCAGCCAGCGCAGGAACAGGAACAGTCCCATCGAGCGCAGGTTGAAGCGGTTCTTCGCGGCGAGCCGGCGGCGCAGCTCGTCGCCCTCGCGCAGATGGTCGAAGCGGGTGTCGCGCTCCACCGAGCGGGGGATCTCGAAGGGTGGCGAGCCGAGCAGCCCTACCCCTTCGCGGATCTCGCCGTCGAGCGGGACCAGCACCTTCGTGGCCAGCAGACAGTTCTCGCCGGTCCGACCGCCGACCGGGTAGGCGATGGCGTTGCCCAGGAAGTTGTGCCCGCCGATCGCCGCCCGGGACACCCGGAACGACGTAGCGGAGTAGTCCGCGTTCATGACCGAGAGACCGTCCGCGACCATCGTGCCGCTGCCGACCTTCACCAGATAGGGCGTTTCGTGCCGCACCTCCGTGCCGAAGTTGGACCCGGTCTGGTCGACGCGCGAGAGGTCGTATCCGAGGGCCTTGAGGTACGGGACGATGTAGGAGCTGTCGCCGCACAGCCACGTGAAGAGCTTGAGGTTGGTCAGCCGGGCGATCGCGCGGTGCACCGAGTAGTGGAAGCCGTACAGCGGATAGACGCGGTCCGGCCGGACCAGCGGGCGCAGCAGCCGGGGCACGACGAACACGACGACGGCTGCGGCGGAGATGGCACCGGCGAACAGTACGAGCGACAGGGCCAGCGCCTCGACGTAGAAGCGCGCCGAGGTGATGTGCTGCGACGCCGGCGCGAGCAGGGTGTCCAGTGAGGGCGCGGCGGTGAGCAGCAGATAGGCGCCGCCGATGGTCAGCGGCACGTACAGCAGCAGCGTCTGGAGCAGGGCGGCGAGTCCGTATCCGGCCCGCCGGAGCGTGCCGCAGTCGGCCGGGGCGACCCGGATGTGGTCCACGTCCGTACGCCGGGCCGGGGAGCCGTGCCAGCTCTGCCCGGCCGGGACCGCCTCGCCGGCGCGCAGCGCGGAGGAGTGGCCGAGCTGGGAGCCGTCGCCCAGGGTGGTGCCGATGTCGAGCACGGTGTGCTCGCCGACGAAGACGTCCCGGCCGAGGGTCACCGGGCCGGTGCGGATCCGCCCGGCGCGCGCCCGGTAGCAGAGGAAGTGGGAGTCCTTGCGGATCACGGTGCCCGCGCCGATCGTCAGCAGATCGGTGCAGACCGGGAGGGTGCGGCTGAGGATCGTGACGCCCGGGCCGATCCGGGCGCCGAGGGCCCGGAGGTACAGCACGTACAGCGGGTTGCCGACGAACAGGATCATCGGACTGGTGTGCAGCAGCGCCTTCACGATCCAGAACCGCAGATACGCCGGACCCCACACGGGGAACTCCACGGGCTTCCACCGCCCGATCAGCAGCCACTTGGCGACGACCGGCAGGGTGCACAGGGCGAGAAAGGCGAGTACGCCGAAGAGCGCCGACCGCAGATAGATCTCGACGATGCCCGAGGCGTCCGCCACCCACTCGTACCCCAGTACGTATCCGGGCGTCGCCAGCAGGGAGTACCCGGCGAAGAGGAGCAGCTGCAGCGCCCCGCACAGGACGTACCGGAACGTACTGCCCGGCGGTGTGACCTCGGCGGGTACCGGTGGGGCGGCCGGCGGTGGCGGTGCCTCGGTGAGTGCGGCCGCGAGGCCGCGGATGGTCGGGTGGCCATAGACGTCCCGGATGGACACCGATGGCAGATCGGGGTGTTTCCTGACGCGGGCACAGAAATGGGCCATGGTCAGGGAGTCGGCGCCCAGGTCGTCGAAGAAATGGCTTTCTGCGGGCACATGTTCGACGCGTGCGATGCCGGCCAGAAGTTCGGCGAGGAGCCGCTCGGTGGCGGTGTACGATTCCGCCGCGTCCGGCTCGGCCGCCTGGACCTCACCCGGTTTTTCCACCACGTGTCGTGGCACTGGCAATGTCATTGAATTTCTCCGCGACAGGTATTGCGATGGAAGGCGCCCGGGGGTGAACGGGACGGCGCGCGGAATGACAGAAGGAGAGGGAATGGGGAGCGGTGACGGGTGTGGCGGAATTGATCAGGCCTGGTCGGAGCCTGCACGAATCCCCCGGTGCACGTTGCGCCGGTACCTGGTCCAGGTGGGCGCAGCGGAATGCAATCCGGATTCTTTCGGTACATTCGGGAACGGGTCAAGGCGGGCCGGGTGATTGACGCTTTCCCGCCCCTTTTTCGATCTCTCGCGGCCTGTCGAACCCGGCCCGGCCCGAGGTCCCAGCGGGGAACTTTCCAAAAAGCGGGTACAAGCGTGCCCGAGCGTTCCACTTCTGGTCCCTCACTGATTCGGCCAGCACGTGCATGACAGAAAAAGCGATTCGTAATCACCTTTGTTTTCTGCTGGGTTTCCTTTTGTTTGCTGCCTCGTGACGCGACCGGAGGGAAGCCTGCGCCGCACACGGACCCCGCCTCGGCCGGCGGCACCGGGAGGTGAGGGCGGCACGCGCAGCCGG from Streptomyces sp. DSM 40750 includes these protein-coding regions:
- a CDS encoding Pls/PosA family non-ribosomal peptide synthetase, giving the protein MTLPVPRHVVEKPGEVQAAEPDAAESYTATERLLAELLAGIARVEHVPAESHFFDDLGADSLTMAHFCARVRKHPDLPSVSIRDVYGHPTIRGLAAALTEAPPPPAAPPVPAEVTPPGSTFRYVLCGALQLLLFAGYSLLATPGYVLGYEWVADASGIVEIYLRSALFGVLAFLALCTLPVVAKWLLIGRWKPVEFPVWGPAYLRFWIVKALLHTSPMILFVGNPLYVLYLRALGARIGPGVTILSRTLPVCTDLLTIGAGTVIRKDSHFLCYRARAGRIRTGPVTLGRDVFVGEHTVLDIGTTLGDGSQLGHSSALRAGEAVPAGQSWHGSPARRTDVDHIRVAPADCGTLRRAGYGLAALLQTLLLYVPLTIGGAYLLLTAAPSLDTLLAPASQHITSARFYVEALALSLVLFAGAISAAAVVVFVVPRLLRPLVRPDRVYPLYGFHYSVHRAIARLTNLKLFTWLCGDSSYIVPYLKALGYDLSRVDQTGSNFGTEVRHETPYLVKVGSGTMVADGLSVMNADYSATSFRVSRAAIGGHNFLGNAIAYPVGGRTGENCLLATKVLVPLDGEIREGVGLLGSPPFEIPRSVERDTRFDHLREGDELRRRLAAKNRFNLRSMGLFLFLRWLHTFALTVLGFAAFDLYGHGDGTPGLLALAALPLTALGFTVLYYTLVERSMTRFRPLRPRLCSIYDPVFWQQERLWKLRDTHMQVLNGTPYKNLVWRLLGVRIGRRVFDDGVVITERTLTAVGDDCTLAAGSKIQAHSQEDGTFKSDHVTIGAGCTLEVGAFVHYGVVLGEGAVLAPDSFLMKGEEVPPHARWGGNPATETAGER